A DNA window from Patescibacteria group bacterium contains the following coding sequences:
- a CDS encoding lamin tail domain-containing protein: MFGKSFKMFFIATLILGGFCFSFKFVSAASPGEVVINEIYGGGGNSGAIYKNDFIELYNPTETAVSLSGWSIQYASATGSNWQITPLTDFVLLPGQFYLIQQDQGSGGNLDLPLPDVIGTISMSATAGKVVLVNNTIKLSETCPIDLGIIDLVGFGANANCFKGSAPAKIPSNTKSIEREMAGYNTNDNNIDFIIKDPSPQNSGGEISLPDDDNDDLGDDNNEDSDDDDDDDDDDDDGGGGGDDDDDEIFLPEILIPSQNYRAGDVVINELVADPADEEVEWIELYNKTNLTIDLTDWTIEDNTEKPVDLEELIIEPLSFLVLNKDEHFSFALNNGGDVVRLKFQNSLIDQIVYGSYNDGDLSDNAPQAVDPNSIARIRDGCDTNNDLNDFNITTTPTPGKTNLISQNESLVVVDYPRGIIINEILPNPEGSDNLLEFIELKNVSANTINLENWQLTDQSSRVYTFKKDDFENLDLSANGFFTVYREVSKIALNNSGSDGVYLRQPDGTVIDQVEYEGKIVEGQSYSLENDKWWWTLKPTPNAENIIQQPNQSPKAVINMPSQAEINQEVVLDASDSYDPDGEKLKYLWTLESGLTDDRMVIKHIFNQAGEFKIKLQVTDERDDIDEAEFLIQIDDGILETPMESLSAELALTTDLPMANFSQEIIITEFIPNPEGSDENEWIEIYNTSLVEVNLNGWSLDDQADGGSRPYQIKEDKIILPGEYLVIQRSESKLALNNDVDSVRLLDKDNQVVGWVDYVDSKEGLSYNLFDDGQWYWSGVMTPGAANVVDILNQESIVKTSQSTINKNQILTLPLSEVKVQEIGDQIKTQGTVAVEPGLLGSQIFYLAGSGIQVYCYKKDFPDLKLGDYIEVVGTLSESGGEKRLKINSQEDIVILDHSEAPLGHEIEIGQIGDGFEGNLVTVTGEIIEVRGNTFYLDDGGDEIKVYIKSTANISKIKLSEGMMVKVTGIVSQTSSGYRLLPRYDSDFEFNQDLLAGDAAKMIEVGDSSQQKDILQYLVATIVILIGALIVLGVRHRQIIKK; encoded by the coding sequence ATGTTTGGTAAAAGTTTTAAAATGTTTTTTATCGCCACCTTAATTTTGGGTGGTTTCTGCTTTAGTTTTAAATTTGTTTCGGCGGCCAGTCCAGGAGAGGTGGTTATTAATGAAATTTATGGAGGGGGAGGAAATAGTGGTGCAATTTATAAAAATGATTTTATTGAACTTTATAACCCAACGGAGACGGCCGTATCATTATCTGGCTGGTCAATTCAATATGCAAGCGCAACTGGATCTAATTGGCAAATAACACCACTAACAGATTTTGTTTTATTGCCGGGGCAGTTTTATCTTATTCAGCAAGACCAAGGATCTGGGGGAAACTTGGATCTTCCTTTACCCGATGTTATAGGAACCATATCTATGTCGGCAACAGCTGGTAAAGTTGTTTTAGTAAATAACACAATTAAGCTTTCAGAAACTTGTCCAATTGATTTGGGAATTATTGATTTAGTTGGTTTTGGTGCTAACGCAAATTGCTTTAAGGGTTCGGCTCCAGCCAAAATTCCAAGCAATACAAAAAGTATTGAACGTGAAATGGCTGGTTATAATACAAACGATAACAATATAGATTTTATTATTAAAGATCCATCACCACAAAATTCGGGAGGAGAAATTTCGTTGCCAGACGACGACAATGATGATTTAGGCGATGATAATAATGAAGATTCAGACGATGATGATGATGACGACGATGATGATGATGATGGTGGTGGTGGTGGTGATGATGATGATGATGAAATTTTTTTACCTGAAATATTAATTCCTAGTCAAAATTATCGCGCTGGTGACGTGGTTATTAATGAATTAGTGGCTGACCCTGCCGACGAGGAAGTCGAATGGATAGAATTATATAATAAAACTAATTTAACTATTGATTTGACTGACTGGACAATTGAAGATAATACTGAAAAACCAGTTGATTTAGAAGAGCTAATTATTGAACCTCTATCTTTTTTAGTTTTAAATAAAGACGAACATTTTAGTTTTGCATTAAATAACGGTGGCGATGTGGTGCGCTTAAAATTTCAGAATTCTTTAATTGATCAAATAGTCTATGGTAGTTATAACGACGGTGATTTAAGTGACAATGCACCCCAGGCGGTTGATCCAAATTCAATTGCTAGGATTAGAGATGGGTGTGATACAAATAATGACTTGAATGATTTTAACATAACGACAACGCCCACGCCAGGCAAGACTAATTTAATTTCACAAAATGAAAGTTTGGTTGTTGTTGATTATCCGCGCGGTATAATTATTAATGAAATTTTACCCAACCCAGAAGGGTCAGATAATTTATTGGAATTTATTGAATTAAAAAATGTTAGTGCCAATACGATTAATTTAGAAAATTGGCAGTTAACAGATCAGAGTTCTCGGGTTTATACTTTTAAAAAAGATGACTTTGAAAATTTAGATTTATCGGCTAATGGGTTTTTTACCGTTTATCGTGAAGTTAGTAAAATTGCTTTAAATAATTCTGGAAGTGATGGTGTTTATTTGCGACAACCGGACGGAACTGTCATTGATCAAGTTGAGTATGAGGGTAAAATTGTCGAAGGCCAAAGTTATTCCTTAGAAAACGACAAATGGTGGTGGACTTTAAAACCGACACCAAACGCTGAGAATATTATTCAACAACCCAATCAATCTCCCAAAGCGGTTATTAATATGCCGAGCCAAGCTGAAATTAATCAAGAGGTGGTTTTAGATGCGAGTGATTCGTATGATCCAGATGGCGAAAAATTAAAATATCTTTGGACATTGGAATCAGGGTTGACAGATGATCGGATGGTGATAAAACATATTTTTAATCAGGCAGGTGAATTTAAAATTAAACTTCAAGTGACGGACGAAAGAGATGATATTGATGAGGCTGAATTTTTAATTCAGATTGATGATGGGATATTAGAAACGCCAATGGAAAGTTTAAGTGCGGAATTAGCTTTAACTACGGATTTGCCAATGGCTAATTTTAGTCAAGAAATTATAATTACCGAATTTATTCCTAATCCTGAAGGTTCAGATGAAAATGAGTGGATCGAAATTTATAACACGAGTTTGGTAGAAGTAAATTTAAACGGTTGGTCTTTAGACGATCAGGCTGATGGTGGCAGTCGGCCTTACCAAATCAAAGAAGATAAAATTATTTTACCTGGCGAATATTTAGTTATTCAACGTTCAGAGTCAAAATTAGCTTTAAATAATGATGTTGATTCGGTTAGATTATTAGACAAAGATAATCAAGTCGTGGGTTGGGTGGATTATGTCGATTCAAAAGAAGGCTTATCATATAATTTATTTGATGACGGTCAGTGGTATTGGAGTGGAGTTATGACGCCTGGAGCAGCCAATGTAGTTGATATTTTAAATCAAGAATCAATTGTTAAAACTAGCCAATCGACTATAAATAAAAATCAAATTTTAACTTTACCATTGTCAGAAGTTAAAGTTCAAGAAATAGGCGACCAAATTAAAACCCAAGGCACGGTGGCGGTTGAGCCAGGTTTATTGGGTTCGCAAATTTTTTATTTAGCTGGGAGTGGCATTCAAGTTTACTGTTATAAAAAAGATTTTCCGGATTTAAAATTAGGAGATTATATTGAAGTGGTGGGAACTTTATCTGAATCGGGTGGGGAAAAGAGACTTAAAATTAATTCCCAAGAAGATATTGTAATTTTAGATCATAGTGAGGCGCCCCTCGGGCATGAAATTGAAATTGGCCAAATTGGTGATGGTTTTGAGGGCAATTTAGTCACCGTAACCGGCGAGATAATTGAAGTTCGTGGCAACACTTTTTATTTAGATGATGGTGGTGATGAAATTAAAGTATATATCAAATCCACGGCTAATATTTCTAAAATAAAATTATCAGAAGGGATGATGGTTAAGGTCACGGGAATCGTGAGTCAAACTTCAAGCGGTTATCGTTTATTGCCTCGTTATGATAGCGATTTTGAATTTAATCAAGATCTTTTAGCTGGCGACGCAGCCAAAATGATTGAAGTGGGAGATTCGTCGCAACAAAAAGATATTTTACAATATTTAGTTGCGACAATTGTAATTTTAATTGGAGCTTTAATCGTTTTGGGCGTAAGGCATCGACAGATAATTAAAAAATAA
- a CDS encoding PH domain-containing protein, with protein sequence MNKKEKTNENYKVWRKVLHHEEKIIYQFSIGEGFRKFGLIAGVIVGIITSWLYFGVLIIIASIVYFNWYLKVANVYAFTDQRVLIHQGWLSTQLKSVDYNKITDIQVKEPIFDKLVSGTGHLIINTAGGDEKEIVLLHISQPYEKKKKLDEIRQK encoded by the coding sequence ATGAATAAAAAAGAAAAGACAAATGAAAATTATAAAGTTTGGCGTAAAGTTTTACACCATGAGGAAAAAATAATCTATCAATTTTCAATTGGCGAAGGTTTTAGAAAATTTGGTTTAATCGCCGGCGTGATTGTTGGTATTATAACGTCGTGGCTATATTTTGGAGTTTTAATTATTATAGCCAGTATAGTTTATTTTAATTGGTATTTAAAAGTTGCCAATGTTTATGCTTTTACTGATCAACGAGTTTTAATTCATCAAGGCTGGCTGTCAACTCAATTAAAAAGTGTGGATTATAATAAAATTACTGACATCCAAGTTAAAGAGCCCATTTTTGATAAATTAGTTTCAGGGACTGGACACTTAATTATTAATACGGCCGGGGGAGATGAAAAAGAAATCGTTTTGTTGCACATATCTCAGCCATACGAAAAAAAGAAAAAATTAGACGAGATAAGACAGAAATAA
- the thyX gene encoding FAD-dependent thymidylate synthase, whose protein sequence is MKIWKPSFFIEDEINGEEILENLERYGRTCYKSEDKITPDSACKFVAAILASGHESVIEHEKITVRVICDRGVTHEIVRHRIGSYSQESTRYCNYGLLGVQFIEPFFFVGNDQKYQIWLTAMRACEYAYNTLVEAGATPQEARSVLPNSLKTEIVITYNLREWRHFLKLRCSKRAHPQMREIAIPLLREFKRLIPIIFDDIAEE, encoded by the coding sequence ATGAAAATATGGAAACCATCTTTTTTTATTGAAGATGAAATTAATGGCGAAGAGATTCTGGAGAATTTGGAGCGGTATGGCCGGACATGCTATAAGTCCGAGGATAAAATCACTCCGGATTCCGCCTGTAAATTCGTTGCCGCAATTCTTGCAAGCGGTCATGAATCCGTGATCGAACACGAGAAGATAACGGTTCGGGTCATATGTGACCGTGGCGTAACGCACGAAATCGTGCGTCACAGAATTGGTTCGTACTCGCAGGAATCCACACGCTACTGCAATTATGGGTTGCTCGGGGTTCAGTTTATTGAGCCGTTTTTCTTTGTTGGTAATGACCAAAAGTATCAAATTTGGCTAACTGCAATGCGCGCTTGCGAATATGCCTACAACACCTTGGTCGAGGCGGGTGCAACTCCGCAAGAAGCAAGAAGTGTTTTACCAAATTCCCTCAAAACCGAGATTGTCATCACCTACAATCTGCGCGAGTGGAGGCACTTCCTTAAACTTCGTTGTTCAAAACGAGCCCATCCACAAATGCGGGAAATCGCTATCCCTCTCCTTCGGGAATTTAAACGGCTTATTCCCATCATTTTCGACGACATCGCAGAAGAGTAG
- a CDS encoding HU family DNA-binding protein, which yields MNKGELIEVLAQKNDLSKAQADKVLNSLIDIISGTLKSGGEVAITGFGNFSAKKRAARQGVNPRTGEKIKIAAMNVPKFKPGKGLKDAIK from the coding sequence ATGAATAAAGGAGAACTTATAGAAGTTTTAGCTCAAAAAAACGATTTATCAAAAGCTCAAGCTGATAAAGTTTTAAATAGCTTAATTGATATTATTTCTGGTACTTTAAAATCTGGTGGCGAAGTCGCCATTACTGGCTTTGGTAATTTTAGTGCCAAAAAAAGAGCTGCTCGTCAGGGTGTTAATCCACGCACTGGTGAAAAAATTAAAATTGCAGCTATGAATGTTCCAAAATTCAAACCTGGTAAAGGTCTTAAGGATGCTATAAAATAA